A window of the Bacteroides thetaiotaomicron VPI-5482 genome harbors these coding sequences:
- a CDS encoding DUF5009 domain-containing protein, protein MNNRAYALDALRGYAIITMVLSATIVTQVLPGWMSHAQTPPPDHIFNPSLPGITWVDLVFPFFLFAMGAAFPFSIGKRAEKGDSKLKLVYEAVKRGVQLTFFAIFIQHFYPYVLSSPQDIRAWLLAILCFAVLFPMFMRIPLKMPDWAHTGIKIAAYGIAVIMMLTTSYADGRTFSLYFSNVIILLLANMAIFGSALYIFTMHNRWLRLGVLLLLMAVILGSTVEGSWTQVIFNYTPLPWMYRFDYLKYLFIVIPGSIAGEYLMEWMKGRKDTEQPASPQYRKIGIALLILTMVIIVFNLYGLYTRMVTVNLLATLVLLLIGKLVFLRPTEGIALLWKKLFNAGAYLLLLGLCFEPFQEGIKKDPATFSYFFVTSGLAFLALLFLSIVCDYFRCVRSSRFLVMSGQNPMIAYVVGDLFIMPLANILGLASLLSYFQQNAWLGFLQGVIITSLAVLVTMFFTKIKWFWRT, encoded by the coding sequence ATGAATAACCGGGCCTATGCATTAGACGCTTTGAGAGGATATGCGATTATTACGATGGTACTTTCTGCTACCATCGTAACGCAGGTGCTCCCCGGTTGGATGAGTCATGCGCAGACGCCGCCACCCGATCATATATTCAATCCTTCTTTGCCCGGCATTACATGGGTAGACCTTGTTTTTCCTTTCTTCCTGTTTGCAATGGGAGCAGCTTTCCCTTTTTCCATAGGTAAGCGTGCAGAGAAAGGTGACTCTAAACTGAAATTAGTATATGAAGCGGTGAAACGTGGAGTACAACTGACTTTCTTTGCCATCTTCATTCAGCATTTTTATCCGTATGTGCTGAGTTCTCCGCAGGACATCAGAGCCTGGTTGCTGGCTATTCTTTGCTTTGCGGTTCTGTTTCCGATGTTCATGCGCATTCCTTTGAAAATGCCGGACTGGGCACATACCGGCATAAAGATAGCCGCATACGGAATTGCGGTAATCATGATGCTTACTACTTCTTATGCCGATGGAAGAACGTTCAGCCTGTATTTTAGTAATGTGATTATTCTGTTATTAGCCAATATGGCCATCTTCGGTTCTGCCCTCTACATTTTTACGATGCATAACCGATGGTTGCGTTTGGGAGTTTTATTGCTGCTGATGGCTGTTATTTTGGGAAGTACTGTCGAAGGTTCCTGGACACAGGTGATATTCAATTATACTCCTTTGCCCTGGATGTATCGGTTTGATTATCTGAAATATCTGTTTATTGTAATTCCCGGCAGCATTGCCGGTGAGTATTTGATGGAATGGATGAAGGGCCGAAAGGATACCGAACAGCCGGCTTCACCGCAATACCGTAAGATAGGAATTGCGCTGCTGATATTGACTATGGTGATTATTGTATTCAATCTCTATGGGCTTTATACCCGTATGGTGACAGTGAATTTATTAGCGACACTTGTGCTGTTATTGATTGGCAAATTGGTTTTCTTACGTCCGACAGAAGGAATCGCTTTGTTATGGAAAAAGCTGTTTAATGCCGGAGCATATCTTCTCCTTTTGGGGCTATGTTTTGAACCTTTTCAAGAAGGTATCAAGAAAGATCCTGCCACTTTTAGCTATTTCTTTGTAACTTCCGGTCTGGCATTCCTTGCGCTCTTATTCTTAAGTATTGTTTGTGATTATTTCAGATGTGTGCGAAGTAGCCGCTTTCTTGTTATGTCCGGGCAAAATCCGATGATCGCTTACGTGGTTGGTGATTTATTCATTATGCCGTTGGCTAATATACTGGGACTTGCCTCGCTGTTGTCCTACTTCCAGCAGAATGCGTGGCTTGGGTTCCTTCAGGGAGTAATCATTACGTCTTTAGCTGTTTTGGTAACG
- a CDS encoding alpha amylase family protein, with the protein MFRNRYFWLLISLFFVLKTEAKVTLTSIWGDNMVLQQQAEVTFRGKATPGKRVYASASWNHRKIYADCDRNGQWTLALPTPEAGGPYTITFSDGEELTLKNILIGEVWFCSGQSNMEMPVKGFRGQPVYGSQPYIVSANPKRPLRLYTVKNNWSTTLKEEGIDGQWSEASSEEVADFSATAYFFGNLLQQSLDVPVGLIHCSWSMSKIEAWMDKETLSHFSEVTLPDTNQDKFEWAAGTPTLLWNAMVNPWEGFPVKGVIWYQGEANTPDPTLYKKLFPAMVSQWRNFFHNAEMPFYYVQIAPWKSEGNDKLDWAWFRQCQLELMKEVPGVGMVTTGDAGSELFIHSPYKIKVGERLAYWALAQTYGRKGFQYSGPVYKTYRIQGNAVEIDFEYGEEGLTPENQNVKGFEIVGSDGIFRPAKAEIINGTSTVKVWNDSVSDPTEVRYCFRNYVQGELCNNAGLPASPFRIVIKKKPALMWIDAEANFERFSHKDSIDYYLEKIKSLGFTHAVVDIRPITGEVLYKSEYAPQMKEWKGAKAGDFDYLGYFIKKGHELGLEIHASLNVFCAGHNYFDRGMVYSGHPEWASMVYTPDKGIIPITEEKHKYGAMINPLNEEYRTHILNVLKEVVTKYPDLDGLMLDRVRYDGITADFSSLSRKKFEEYIGKKVANFPEDIFRWTKNADGKYTTQPGKYFRKWLEWRTKNITDFMALARKEVKAANPDVSFGTYTGAWYPSYYEVGVNFASKEYDPGKDFSWATPEYKNYGYAELIDLYATGNYYTDITIEEYRKTNRSIWNETDSQAQSGTWYCVEGSCQHLRQILKGNKFMGGILVDQFYDNPAKLSETIEMNLRRSDGLMVFDIVHIITKNLWKEVEEGMKRGGSL; encoded by the coding sequence ATGTTCAGAAACAGATACTTTTGGCTACTTATAAGTTTGTTCTTTGTTCTGAAAACAGAAGCTAAAGTAACCTTGACCTCCATTTGGGGAGACAACATGGTGTTGCAGCAACAAGCAGAAGTTACTTTTCGTGGAAAGGCTACTCCCGGAAAACGTGTATATGCTTCCGCTTCATGGAATCATCGGAAAATCTATGCAGATTGTGACCGGAACGGACAATGGACACTGGCTCTTCCGACTCCGGAAGCCGGCGGACCATATACCATTACTTTTTCGGACGGGGAAGAGCTGACCTTAAAAAATATCCTGATCGGTGAAGTCTGGTTCTGCTCCGGACAGTCGAATATGGAAATGCCGGTAAAAGGGTTCCGCGGACAACCGGTCTATGGTTCGCAGCCCTATATCGTGTCCGCTAATCCTAAACGACCATTAAGACTTTACACCGTAAAGAACAATTGGAGCACGACTCTGAAAGAAGAAGGAATAGACGGACAATGGAGTGAAGCATCTTCGGAAGAAGTGGCCGATTTCAGTGCAACAGCTTATTTCTTCGGCAATCTGTTGCAACAATCTTTGGACGTACCTGTAGGATTAATACATTGCTCCTGGAGTATGTCAAAGATCGAAGCATGGATGGACAAAGAAACCTTATCTCATTTTTCCGAAGTAACCTTGCCGGATACAAATCAAGATAAATTCGAATGGGCTGCCGGGACGCCTACCCTGTTGTGGAACGCTATGGTAAATCCATGGGAAGGATTCCCTGTCAAAGGAGTTATCTGGTACCAGGGAGAGGCGAATACTCCCGATCCTACTCTTTATAAAAAGCTTTTTCCCGCCATGGTCTCTCAATGGAGAAATTTCTTTCATAATGCTGAAATGCCATTTTATTATGTCCAGATTGCTCCCTGGAAGTCCGAAGGGAATGACAAGTTGGATTGGGCATGGTTCCGTCAATGTCAGTTGGAGCTGATGAAGGAAGTTCCCGGAGTGGGAATGGTGACCACCGGAGACGCAGGCAGCGAACTCTTTATACATTCACCTTATAAGATTAAGGTTGGAGAACGGTTAGCTTATTGGGCACTGGCCCAGACTTACGGCCGAAAAGGGTTCCAATATTCCGGTCCAGTCTACAAGACCTATCGTATCCAGGGAAATGCTGTAGAAATAGACTTTGAATATGGAGAGGAAGGACTGACTCCGGAAAATCAGAATGTGAAAGGTTTTGAGATCGTAGGTTCCGATGGTATATTCCGACCTGCAAAGGCGGAGATCATCAATGGCACATCTACTGTGAAAGTATGGAATGATTCTGTTAGTGACCCGACAGAAGTCCGCTACTGCTTCCGGAATTATGTGCAGGGGGAATTATGCAATAATGCCGGGCTTCCGGCTTCTCCTTTCCGGATCGTCATCAAAAAGAAACCGGCCTTAATGTGGATTGATGCCGAAGCAAACTTTGAGCGCTTCAGTCATAAAGATTCGATTGATTATTACTTGGAAAAAATCAAATCGCTGGGCTTTACACATGCGGTTGTCGACATTCGTCCGATCACAGGGGAAGTTTTATATAAAAGTGAATATGCTCCGCAAATGAAAGAATGGAAAGGAGCCAAAGCCGGTGATTTTGACTATCTGGGATACTTTATCAAAAAAGGGCACGAACTGGGGCTGGAGATACACGCCTCATTGAATGTATTCTGTGCCGGACACAACTATTTTGACCGTGGAATGGTATATAGCGGACATCCGGAATGGGCTTCGATGGTGTACACTCCCGATAAAGGAATCATTCCAATCACCGAAGAGAAGCATAAATATGGTGCCATGATCAATCCTTTGAACGAAGAATATCGTACCCATATCCTGAATGTTCTGAAAGAAGTCGTGACCAAATATCCCGACCTGGACGGTCTGATGCTCGACCGGGTACGTTACGATGGAATAACCGCTGATTTTTCTTCATTGTCACGTAAGAAGTTTGAAGAATACATAGGTAAAAAAGTCGCAAACTTCCCCGAAGATATTTTCCGTTGGACTAAAAATGCAGATGGGAAATACACAACGCAACCAGGAAAATATTTCCGGAAATGGCTGGAATGGCGAACTAAAAACATTACTGATTTCATGGCGCTTGCCCGTAAAGAAGTCAAGGCAGCCAACCCTGACGTTTCTTTCGGCACGTACACCGGTGCCTGGTATCCATCTTATTATGAAGTAGGCGTAAACTTTGCCAGCAAAGAATATGATCCGGGCAAAGATTTCAGCTGGGCAACACCCGAATATAAAAATTATGGCTATGCCGAGCTGATAGACCTTTATGCTACCGGTAATTATTATACGGACATAACCATCGAGGAATACAGAAAAACGAACCGGAGTATCTGGAACGAAACTGATTCGCAGGCTCAATCCGGTACGTGGTATTGTGTAGAAGGCTCATGTCAGCATTTACGTCAGATATTGAAAGGTAATAAATTTATGGGAGGTATTCTGGTGGACCAGTTCTATGACAACCCCGCCAAACTTTCGGAAACGATAGAGATGAACCTTCGCCGTTCGGACGGATTAATGGTATTTGACATCGTACATATCATTACCAAAAATCTGTGGAAAGAAGTAGAGGAAGGAATGAAAAGAGGAGGCTCCTTATGA
- a CDS encoding calcineurin-like phosphoesterase C-terminal domain-containing protein, with protein MKIYLLQLVILMSLSLNLQAQNLSGTIRGKVTCHGKGLQGVVVTDGIDCVLTNKSGEYVLAPQRDARFVYLSVPSGYQPKTEKTIPLFHQQIEMDKQDGYNFELMKNPQNDANHLFLVQADVQVTSEDDVKAYGRFLQDIKEYVQPYSGKRDIFGIDCGDIVGDTPSLYPSYINTVSTLDFPVYRAIGNHDMTYGGRTFEYSYRTFESYFGPIYYSFNKGKAHYIVLDNCFYVNRDYQYIGYIDERTFAWLEKDLSYVSRDKLVFVVMHIPSSLQKKLRYNTLDQDETVNTAALYKLLEGYNAHIISGHTHFNTNVCFNDSLMEHNTAAVCGTWWRADINVDGTPRGYGIYEVNGDQLKWIYKSAGYPLEHQFHAYPAGSSDEYPSDIIANVWNWDDLWKVEWYENGQRMGEMQKYKGYDPMAKAICSDKEKVKYDWISPVLTEHLFHATPHDPNARIEIKVTDRFGNVYTQTIENK; from the coding sequence ATGAAAATATATTTATTACAACTTGTCATTTTGATGAGTTTGAGTTTGAACTTGCAGGCTCAAAATTTATCCGGTACTATTCGTGGAAAGGTAACCTGTCATGGGAAAGGACTTCAAGGAGTAGTTGTAACGGACGGAATCGACTGTGTTCTGACTAATAAGTCGGGCGAATATGTGCTTGCTCCTCAAAGGGATGCCCGGTTTGTTTACTTGTCCGTGCCTTCCGGTTATCAGCCGAAAACAGAAAAGACCATTCCCTTATTCCATCAACAAATAGAGATGGATAAACAAGACGGATATAATTTTGAGTTGATGAAAAATCCTCAGAATGATGCGAATCATCTGTTTCTGGTGCAGGCTGATGTGCAAGTCACTTCCGAAGACGATGTGAAAGCCTATGGCAGATTCCTGCAGGATATAAAAGAATATGTACAGCCTTATTCGGGAAAAAGAGACATATTCGGTATTGATTGTGGAGACATCGTGGGTGATACCCCCTCTTTGTATCCATCTTACATTAATACCGTATCTACTTTGGACTTTCCCGTTTATCGTGCTATCGGCAACCATGACATGACCTACGGAGGACGTACTTTTGAGTACTCGTACCGTACTTTTGAAAGTTATTTCGGCCCCATCTACTATTCGTTTAATAAAGGAAAAGCCCATTACATTGTACTCGACAATTGTTTCTATGTCAATCGTGACTACCAGTACATCGGATATATTGATGAACGGACTTTTGCATGGCTGGAAAAAGACCTTTCGTATGTGTCCAGGGATAAGCTGGTATTTGTGGTCATGCACATTCCCTCCAGCCTTCAGAAAAAGTTAAGATATAATACTTTGGATCAGGATGAAACAGTGAATACAGCTGCACTATATAAACTCTTGGAGGGCTATAATGCGCATATCATTTCCGGGCATACCCATTTCAATACGAACGTTTGTTTCAATGATTCGTTGATGGAGCATAATACGGCAGCAGTGTGTGGCACTTGGTGGCGTGCAGACATCAATGTAGACGGAACTCCCAGAGGTTACGGTATATATGAAGTGAACGGAGATCAATTGAAGTGGATTTATAAAAGCGCAGGTTATCCGCTGGAACACCAGTTTCATGCTTATCCGGCAGGATCGTCGGATGAATATCCTTCTGATATCATAGCCAATGTATGGAACTGGGATGATCTTTGGAAGGTAGAATGGTATGAGAATGGACAAAGGATGGGCGAAATGCAAAAGTACAAAGGATATGATCCTATGGCAAAAGCCATCTGTTCGGATAAGGAAAAGGTGAAATATGACTGGATATCTCCGGTTCTTACCGAGCATCTCTTTCATGCAACTCCTCATGACCCAAACGCAAGGATAGAGATTAAAGTGACTGACCGTTTCGGTAATGTATATACTCAAACTATTGAAAACAAATAA
- a CDS encoding alpha amylase family protein, whose product MRNLFKILLLTFCGMVAITSCSDDSDGIPGWPWNDNSTEGPENPDVTEIKPRYVWIDAAANFPDYANNKENISTDMVKVKNAGFTDIIVDVRPTTGDVLFNTTAVDQVKRMDVWGSSGYVYYERTETWDYLQAFIDAARSQGLKVHASVNTFVGGYLCPYNLGSDGILFRDDSKKEWASVANLADGLTNTMDLLNDETDYGAKFLNPANDDVQNFVLQLLGDLAKYDLDGIILDRCRYDDYGLESDFSAVSKQKFEEYIGETVAHFPEDIMAPGTDEIPSDQPAYFKKWLEFRVKVIHDFIVKAREKVKSVNSEINFGVYVGAWYSSYYTSGVNWASPKYDTSAYYPKWATADYKNYGYADHLDYIFLGAYASVDKIYGSGEWTMEGFCKNGRELLKGDVPFSGGPDIGNGTGWTNGGQAAKIPDAIDACINNSDGFFAFDLCHIKMYDYWNAFKTGFDNYLESVQK is encoded by the coding sequence ATGAGAAATCTTTTTAAAATATTATTATTGACGTTTTGCGGAATGGTTGCTATCACTTCATGTAGTGATGATTCTGATGGAATCCCCGGATGGCCCTGGAATGATAATTCAACAGAGGGACCGGAAAATCCGGATGTAACAGAAATCAAGCCACGCTATGTCTGGATTGATGCGGCAGCTAATTTTCCGGATTATGCGAATAATAAGGAGAATATCTCCACAGATATGGTGAAAGTAAAAAACGCAGGGTTTACTGATATCATTGTTGACGTGCGTCCCACTACAGGAGATGTTTTGTTCAACACTACTGCAGTAGATCAGGTGAAGCGAATGGATGTGTGGGGAAGTTCGGGTTATGTATATTATGAACGTACTGAAACATGGGATTACCTGCAGGCATTTATAGATGCAGCCAGAAGTCAGGGGCTGAAAGTACATGCGTCAGTCAATACTTTCGTCGGTGGTTACTTATGTCCCTATAACCTCGGATCAGATGGAATACTGTTCCGTGATGACTCGAAGAAGGAATGGGCAAGTGTGGCTAATCTCGCTGACGGTCTGACAAATACGATGGATTTGTTGAATGACGAGACCGATTATGGAGCTAAATTTTTGAATCCGGCTAACGATGATGTGCAGAACTTCGTTTTGCAGTTACTGGGTGACCTGGCTAAATATGACTTGGATGGAATAATTCTGGACCGTTGCCGTTATGACGATTATGGCTTGGAAAGTGATTTCTCGGCTGTTTCTAAACAGAAGTTTGAAGAGTACATTGGGGAAACAGTTGCTCATTTTCCGGAAGACATTATGGCACCAGGCACAGATGAGATACCTTCAGATCAGCCTGCCTATTTCAAGAAATGGTTGGAATTTCGTGTAAAAGTGATTCACGACTTTATCGTCAAGGCACGTGAGAAAGTAAAATCCGTAAATTCAGAAATCAATTTTGGAGTGTATGTAGGCGCATGGTATTCCAGTTATTATACTTCGGGAGTAAATTGGGCAAGTCCTAAATATGACACCTCAGCCTACTATCCTAAATGGGCAACAGCAGATTATAAGAACTATGGTTATGCCGATCATCTGGATTATATATTCTTAGGTGCTTATGCATCTGTCGATAAGATTTATGGTAGCGGCGAATGGACAATGGAGGGATTTTGCAAAAACGGTCGCGAGTTGCTGAAAGGTGACGTTCCCTTCTCCGGAGGTCCGGACATAGGCAATGGTACCGGATGGACTAACGGTGGACAAGCCGCTAAAATACCTGATGCCATCGACGCATGTATAAACAATAGCGACGGCTTCTTCGCATTCGACCTCTGTCATATCAAGATGTACGACTATTGGAACGCTTTCAAGACAGGATTTGATAACTATCTGGAGTCCGTTCAAAAATAG
- a CDS encoding DUF5018 domain-containing protein gives MKKNIQYLLLGVLALMSSCQDPEYVLPTAERQGITSLTALFTSGPYVDKEAVVYTIADASVDKYVIPIPWFYPEDSENETAEYMKTMRVQAKLAPNCTINPVLTILDLTKENYFTYTDAQGYKKQICITGERVKSNKCQLLSFSIPAEDISGIIDEEHKTVSLISAEDLSSCLAEYSLSSHATMSPDPKTEALDFNSPVELTVIAHDGVTKQTYTVQKAVPDKIPYGYRKGSETELFKLDMGVIGLPWTSANSPSLAVNGNNLVVCLGDGSTAPTYYNASTGSKIGNMTLGSVGVASLGCVTSDSKGNILLATKAANGKSFSIYKTSSVTTVPTLLISYTNNTSLDMGTKVSVQGDINTNAAIIATCDGTASSGSNTFVRWIITDGVLGSPEVVSVNGVGYWGSPVSNTKVVTKGTTAQSDYFLSYYDPNVLYWVNGTSNNASKSLSNSDNGNSWAMNNNCLDARTFNNAQYLVLVSTAHFPQWGGTPYLYMYDVTSDGSFTGTVSTSDALTFNPSLSSFGSADGVAATGDVLFAPTTDGYKLRLYYVDNNCKIIGGYEFDCIDK, from the coding sequence ATGAAAAAGAATATACAATATTTACTATTAGGAGTATTGGCATTAATGAGTTCCTGCCAAGATCCGGAATATGTACTTCCAACTGCTGAGCGGCAGGGAATCACAAGCTTGACCGCACTTTTTACATCAGGTCCTTATGTGGACAAAGAAGCTGTTGTCTACACAATTGCGGATGCGTCTGTAGATAAATATGTGATTCCTATACCATGGTTTTATCCGGAAGACAGTGAAAATGAAACGGCGGAATATATGAAGACAATGAGGGTCCAGGCAAAGTTAGCTCCTAACTGTACTATTAACCCTGTTTTGACGATATTGGATTTGACTAAAGAAAATTACTTCACTTATACAGATGCGCAGGGATATAAGAAACAAATCTGCATTACGGGTGAAAGAGTGAAATCCAATAAATGTCAGTTATTAAGTTTCTCAATACCGGCCGAAGATATTAGTGGAATTATTGACGAAGAGCATAAGACGGTATCTCTGATTTCTGCAGAAGATTTATCTTCCTGTCTGGCAGAATATTCACTTTCCTCTCATGCGACAATGTCGCCGGATCCTAAGACAGAGGCGCTTGACTTCAATTCACCTGTAGAACTGACGGTCATCGCTCACGATGGAGTGACGAAGCAGACGTACACAGTTCAGAAGGCAGTGCCGGATAAGATCCCTTATGGATATAGAAAAGGCAGTGAGACAGAATTGTTTAAATTGGATATGGGAGTTATAGGTTTGCCCTGGACTTCAGCCAACTCACCTTCACTGGCCGTTAATGGCAATAATTTAGTTGTTTGCTTAGGGGACGGTTCTACTGCTCCTACCTATTATAATGCTTCTACAGGAAGTAAGATTGGCAATATGACTTTGGGAAGCGTAGGTGTTGCATCTTTAGGTTGTGTGACAAGTGATAGTAAAGGAAACATATTGTTGGCAACAAAAGCAGCTAATGGTAAATCCTTCTCTATCTATAAGACTTCTTCTGTAACCACAGTTCCAACTTTATTGATATCTTATACCAACAATACAAGTTTGGATATGGGTACCAAAGTATCTGTACAGGGTGATATCAATACAAATGCCGCTATCATTGCTACATGTGACGGGACAGCCTCGTCCGGTTCTAATACGTTTGTTCGCTGGATTATAACAGACGGTGTATTGGGAAGTCCTGAAGTAGTATCGGTAAATGGTGTTGGCTATTGGGGATCTCCTGTGTCAAATACCAAGGTTGTCACCAAAGGAACTACTGCACAAAGCGATTATTTCTTATCCTATTATGATCCTAACGTACTTTATTGGGTGAATGGAACAAGTAATAATGCGTCCAAGTCTTTATCCAATTCGGACAATGGCAATTCCTGGGCAATGAATAATAACTGTCTGGATGCAAGAACGTTCAATAATGCGCAGTATCTTGTATTGGTATCTACGGCTCACTTCCCGCAATGGGGAGGCACTCCGTACTTATATATGTACGATGTAACCTCAGACGGATCGTTTACCGGTACGGTATCTACTTCAGACGCTTTGACATTCAATCCTTCACTTTCTTCGTTCGGTTCTGCAGATGGTGTAGCGGCAACAGGTGATGTATTGTTTGCTCCAACTACAGATGGATATAAACTTCGTCTCTACTATGTTGACAACAACTGTAAGATTATCGGAGGGTATGAATTTGATTGTATCGACAAATAA
- a CDS encoding RagB/SusD family nutrient uptake outer membrane protein encodes MKTKFISIILLGASLGLGSCSDYLDMTPTDKASDKLVWSKLEYAEQAVNDFYRYIDYLGVYRDGQCLAGMTEALTDQLKYGSYNYMSKCQIPSEIAYGGSVLTVSYVSTYLGNWGTMYEYVRRVNEGLNKLKKYASFGQTEQERLEAEMRFFRGYLYTDLVKRYKEVIIYDEDLDNIKKDMPVSSEAEGWNFVYEDLKFAGEHLPVDKTPNGRLTSGAAYAMLSRAMLYAERWDDARIAAEEVMGMGYKLEEKENYSNAFKAGSQEAILQYCYDKSSTVTHDFDGYMAPGGDKALDGNSMTGGFGTPTQEMVESYEYADGSGFPDWSTWHTAEGTTATPPYDKLEPRFKATILYNGATWKGRTIASYVNGTDGWAAWKTDAKPEGRSTTGYYLRKLVDETHSFTSVQASTQPWTEIRYAEVLLNHAEACYHLSGYADKANKDIKDIRNRVGLPYSDKSGEDLMKAIRQERKVELAYEGHYYWDMRRWKLSATAFTGIRLHGLKIEQNANGSFNYIYVECDDKDRNFPTKMYRFPMPQAELDNNGAVTQYAEWQ; translated from the coding sequence TTATAAGTATCATATTGTTGGGAGCCTCTTTAGGGCTTGGTTCATGTAGTGATTATCTAGACATGACACCGACGGACAAAGCATCAGATAAACTAGTATGGAGTAAACTGGAATATGCCGAACAAGCTGTCAACGATTTCTACCGTTATATCGATTATTTAGGAGTTTATCGTGACGGACAATGCCTGGCAGGCATGACGGAAGCGTTGACAGACCAACTCAAATACGGTTCCTATAACTATATGTCTAAATGCCAGATACCTAGCGAAATCGCTTATGGAGGATCCGTTCTGACAGTAAGTTATGTCAGCACTTATTTAGGCAATTGGGGGACGATGTATGAATATGTACGCCGTGTCAATGAAGGTCTCAATAAACTGAAAAAGTACGCCTCATTCGGTCAGACGGAACAAGAACGGCTGGAAGCGGAAATGCGCTTCTTCAGAGGATATTTATATACCGACTTGGTAAAACGTTATAAGGAAGTCATTATATATGATGAAGATCTGGATAATATAAAGAAGGATATGCCGGTCAGTTCCGAAGCAGAAGGATGGAACTTTGTATATGAGGACCTGAAGTTTGCGGGCGAACATTTACCGGTTGATAAAACCCCTAATGGACGTCTGACTAGCGGAGCAGCTTATGCAATGCTGTCACGGGCAATGCTTTATGCAGAAAGATGGGATGATGCCCGGATCGCTGCCGAAGAAGTGATGGGCATGGGATATAAGCTGGAAGAAAAAGAGAATTATTCTAATGCATTTAAAGCAGGAAGTCAGGAAGCTATTCTGCAATATTGCTATGACAAGAGTTCTACTGTAACTCATGATTTTGACGGCTATATGGCTCCCGGAGGTGATAAAGCATTGGATGGTAATTCAATGACCGGAGGATTTGGAACTCCGACACAAGAAATGGTAGAATCTTATGAATATGCGGACGGTAGCGGTTTTCCGGATTGGAGTACCTGGCATACTGCAGAAGGAACAACGGCAACTCCTCCATACGATAAACTTGAACCACGCTTCAAAGCAACCATTCTTTATAATGGTGCGACGTGGAAAGGCAGAACGATCGCATCTTATGTCAATGGTACTGATGGTTGGGCTGCATGGAAAACGGATGCCAAACCAGAAGGACGTTCTACCACAGGTTATTATTTGCGTAAGCTGGTGGATGAGACTCATAGTTTCACTTCTGTGCAGGCAAGTACACAGCCATGGACCGAAATTCGTTATGCCGAAGTGTTACTAAATCATGCCGAGGCTTGCTATCATTTGAGTGGCTATGCCGATAAAGCCAATAAAGACATCAAAGACATTCGTAACAGAGTCGGCTTGCCTTATTCGGACAAGAGTGGAGAAGACCTGATGAAAGCGATTCGTCAGGAACGTAAAGTCGAATTAGCTTATGAAGGACACTATTATTGGGATATGCGTCGCTGGAAACTATCTGCAACGGCATTCACCGGTATCCGTCTTCATGGACTTAAGATAGAACAGAATGCAAACGGTTCGTTCAATTACATTTATGTAGAGTGTGATGACAAAGATCGTAACTTCCCGACTAAGATGTACCGTTTCCCTATGCCACAGGCGGAGTTGGACAATAACGGTGCGGTAACTCAATATGCAGAATGGCAATAA